The sequence below is a genomic window from Henriciella marina DSM 19595.
TTGGTCAGGGTGGGCATGGAGAAGCGCTCGGCACGTCATTTGAACTAGGCTGCGTTTGCGGCTCAGCCCGCCTTAAAATTGAGGCTGCGAAAACAGAGTGGAAAGGGGAATCCCTCTTCGTAGTTCCGGTGCGGCTAGAATGCGCTTCATGTCGCAAAGTCGTCGAGTTCTTTGATCCTGAACTGCATGGCTATGACGGCGAGCTCGGTCACAACAAACATTTGAACAACGAAGCCCGTCCCCAATTGAGTAGCGTGGAAACCGTGGACACCTCTCAGTTGGTGGCGTCCTTTTTCTACATGGATGACTTGTTCTGTGACGACTTCCCTGTTGATGGAGCATCGGTTGCTAAAGAAGACTTGTTCAGCTGGTTCGCCTTGTTTGAGAGAAGATGCGACGGAAAAGCGGTGTTGCTGATCGAGGAAGAGTGCGCATGATCGAACGTATTGCTTCAATAGTATTGGTTTCATTGGTCGCGCTGACTGCCTGCTCATCAGGAGAGTCGACGAGTGAGGGCAGCGAAACGCCCGCAAACGAATACCGCCAGAGCGTCGATGAACCGGCCCCTGATGCAGAAAGCGTTGCCGACAAGAACCCGCGCGCGCTGCAGATCGGCGCCATGCACGCGCCTGAAACCGATGCCTATTGCACGTTCACGCAGGCCGCCCACACCTTCACCTATGACGATCCGGCAACCTGGCGCTTTGTCTTCCTGCGCGACATGGGCGGCACCCCGCCGCAAGCGAAAATCAAGATCAATGATGATGTGCTGACCTTCGATCAGGCCGACCTCACCACCGATGATGAGGGGATCGAGACCTGGCGCTATCGCTCCACCAATCGCGGCATCCTCGTTGAGCTGCGCCTGCGCGAGACAGAGACCGGGCCGGAACACACCAATTACGAAGGCACGATGGCGATCATCGAACCAACGAAAACCGAAAGAATGGGCATCAAGGGCAGTTGCGGCGTCTGATAGACGGCGCCTTCGCTTCCCCCTTTACCCTCGCTGGATAAGACACCCGCTTATGGCTGAACTCCTCCTTGAACTCTTTTCCGAAGAAATCCCGGCCCGCATGCAGGCGAAGGCCGAAGGCGACCTGCGCGATGCGCTGACCAAGGGCCTGACCGAGGCCGGCGTCGAGTATGGCGATGTCGTCGCCCTGTCGGGGCCGCGGCGTCTGGCCGTTGCGATTGCCGGTCTGCCGGACAAATCGGCCGATGTGAGCGAAGAGAAAAAGGGCCCGAAGGTCGACGCGCCTGAAAAAGCGATCGAGGGATTCCTGCGCGGGGCAGGCCTCACCTCGATCGATCAGGCGCAAGTGCGGAGCGACCCCAAGAAAGGCGATTTCTATGTCGCCATACGCGAAATCCCGGGCCGTCCGCTGGAAGAGATCATTGCAGGCCTCGTGCCAGATATCGTGCGCGGCTTTCACTGGCCGAAATCGATGCGCTGGGGCCGCGGCGAATTGCGCTGGGTGCGCCCGCTGCAGCGCATCCTCTGCGTCTTCAATGGCAAGACCGTCGACTTCGAGATCGATGGCCTGAAATCCGGCAATCAGACCGAAGGCCACCGCGTTCAGGGACGTGGGCCGTTCAGGATCACATCACTCGAAGACTATCGCCAAATTCTCCAGACAGAGGGCTTCGTTGTCGTCTCGCGCGATGATCGCCGCCTGCTGATCGAGGATCAGGCGCATATGGTCTGCGCGCAAGCCGGGCTGGAGCTGGTTGAGGATCGCGGTCTGCTCGAAGAAGTGACAGGGCTCGCCGAATGGCCGGTCGTCATCCTGGGGGAGATGGACCCGGCCTTCCTGTCGCTGCCGCCTGAAGTCGTGCAGCTGTCGATGCGCACGCACCAGAAATATTTCGCCGTCCGCAACCCGGAGACGGGCGAACTTGCGCCGAACTTCGTCGTTGTCGCCAATATCGAAGCCAGCGATGGCGGCAAGTCGATCGCAGGCGGCAATGCCCGCGTTCTGTCGGCACGTCTCGACGATGCGCGCTTCTTCTGGGACCAGGACAAGAAGACCCCGCTTGAGACGATGGCGAAGAAGCTCGCAACCATCGACTTCAAGAAAGAGCTGGGCACGATTGCCGACAAGGTGGAACGGGTCGCCGCACTGGCGCGAGAGCTCGCGCCAAAGGTCGGCGCTGATTCTGATCTGGCCGAACGTGCCGCGCGCCTTGCCAAGGCAGACCTCGTCTCCGGCATGGTCGGCGAATTCCCTGAGCTTCAGGGCCTGATGGGGCGGTATTATGCTCTCGAACAAGGCCTCAACAGTGGTGTCATCCCGGACGCGCAGCGATCCGGGACCCAGAGCAGCGAAGTCACTGGGTCCCGGACAAGCTCTGACGAGCTTTCCGGGATCACGAATTTGCTGGCAGGGCTGTCTGAGGCGGAGGTGCGCAAGATCGCAGATGCGATCGGCGACCATTACAAGCCGCAGGGGCCATCCGATGCCGTGCCGTCAGAGCCGGTCAGCATCGCGGTCGCACTGGCCGACAAGCTCGACACGCTGGTCGGTTTCTGGGCGATCGATGAAAAGCCGACAGGGTCGAAGGATCCCTTTGCACTGCGCCGCGCAGCGCTGGGTGTTGTGCGGATTGTGCTAGAGAATGCGGTCCGGCTTCCGATGAAGCCAACTTTGAAGGAGCATGCCTACATTCATGCCCGCCGACAGGCGAGCGCATTTATGGAAGCTGATCGATTGGCAGCAGCGGATTTGGCAACAAAGTCAGGTGCAAACGAATTAGTCGATGTCTTCGAAAAAAGCCCACATGGTCAGGAGAGTTCAGGGAGCATCGGAGATCTAGCATTCGGAAACGTGACGCATTCTTCTCCGTTGCTTGAGTTCTTCGCTGATCGCCTGAAACAATACCTTCGCGATCAGGGCGCGCGTCATGACCTGATTGATGCGGTCTTTGCCCTCGGCGAGGATGACCTCGTCCTGATCGTGAAACGGGTTGAGGCGCTAGCCGCTTTCCTTGAGACCGAGGACGGCGCGAATCTGCTGGCCGGCTATAAGCGCGCCGCCAACATCCTGAAAGCCGAAGAGAAGAAGGATGGCGCGCCCATCGAGGGCAAGGTCGATCCATCCCTGTTCGAGCAGGACGAGGAGCGCGCGCTTCATATCGCGATCGAGACGGCCGCCGCCCGCGCCGATGCCGCGCTGAAGGCGGAAGACTTCGAGGCCGCCATGGCCGCGCTCGCGGAACTTCGCGGGCCGGTCGATGCGTTCTTTGACGGCGTGACGGTCAATGCCGATGACGCGAAGCTGAGGGCCAATCGGCTTGCGGTCCTCACATCGATTCGCGCCGCGCTTCACAATGTGGCCGATTTTACGAAGATTTCGGGCTGACCCGGCAGGAGAAAGACGCATAACCCATGATCATCATCGTCTTCATTGTCGGCGTGATCGTGTTCGTCACCTACGGCCTCATCAACATGCCTTCAAAACAGGCACGCGCCATTTTCGATGCTCAGGGACCAAGCCCTGAGGGCATTCTCGACATCGACCGGGCCTATGTGGCTGATCTCCATGATCGATTCGGTGCCAGTGACTTCAGGTTGAAAGCGGTCCGCAACAAGCGTCTGGGCGCGGACATTGCCGAACGCTTTGGCGTGACACGCGCAAGGCTTGACGATACGCAGGCGCTCGGCGTGAGATTGCCGCAGTTAAAATTACTGGTTTCCTTTGAACCGGGGCGATATCGCCTTACAGAGGACGCCGCGCGACTGGCCATAAGCCAGGCGGAGAGGAAACAGACTTTGGAGAGTAAGCATCATGGGTGACACCGCTCAGCAAGCGTCGAAGGAAAAATGGGTCTATTCCTTCGGCGGTGGGTCCGCAGACGGCAATACCAAGATGAAGAACCTGCTGGGGGGCAAGGGCGCGAATCTCGCTGAAATGGCGACGCTGGGCCTTCCTGTTCCACCAGGCTTCACGCTGACGACGGCGGTCTGCACCGCCTATTATGATCGCGGCGAAACCTATCCGGATGGCCTGGAGGCGCAGGTCGATGCCGCGCTGGAAGCTGTCGAGCAGGAGACGGGCAAGACGTTCGGCGACGCCGACAATCCGCTGCTGGTCTCCGTGCGCTCTGGCGCCCGCGCCTCCATGCCTGGCATGATGGACACGGTGCTCAACCTCGGCCTGTCGGAAGTGACCGTCGAGGGCCTCGCCAAGAAGGCGGGGGAGCGCTTTGCCTATGACAGCTATCGCCGCTTCATCCAGATGTACTGCAATGTCGTTCTCGGCCTGAAGCACGACACGTTCGAGCACATTCTGGACGATTACAAAGAACGCCACGACTACAATCTCGACACCGATCTTCTGGCCGAGGACTGGAAAGAGATCATCGTCCAGTACAAGGCGGCGGTGAAGAAACAGCTCGGCAAGCCATTTCCGGACGATCCACGCAAGCAGCTCTGGGGCGCGATCGGCGCGGTCTTCGGTTCATGGATGAATGACCGGGCGATCCTTTACCGCAAGCTTAACGACATTCCTGCCGAATGGGGCACGGCCGTAAACGTGCAGTCCATGGTGTTCGGCAATATGGGCGACACGTCCGCGACCGGTGTTGCGTTCACCCGCGATCCGTCGACCGGCGAGAAGGTCTTCTACGGTGAGTTCCTCGTGAATGCGCAGGGCGAAGACGTGGTGGCCGGCATTCGCACGCCGGCGCCAATCTCCCGCTCACGCGCCGAGGCGCTCTCATCCGATGAACTCCCGCTCGAGAGCGCCATGCCGGCGGTCTACACCGAGCTGGTCGAAGTCGCGAACACGCTGGAAGCGCACTACCGCGACATGCAGGACATCGAGTTCACGGTCGAGGACAACAAGCTCTACATGCTGCAGACCCGCACCGGGAAACGCACAGCCGGTGCAGCGCTCAAGATCGCCGTCGACATGGCTGAAGAAGGCCTCATCAATGAGGAAGAGGCTGTGCTTCGCCTCATGCCGGGCCAGCTCGACCAGCTGCTCCACCCGACCATTGCACCGGATGCCAAGCGCGACGTGATCGTGAAGGGCCTGCCAGCCAGCCCCGGCGCGGCGGTCGGCAAGGTGGTCTTCGATTCCGATGAAGCTGCCGAGCTTGCCGAGAAGGGCGAGGACGTCATCCTGATGCGCGTCGAGACATCGCCTGAAGACATTCACGGCATGCATGCGGCCCGCGCCATCGTCACCTGCCGCGGCGGGATGACCTCGCACGCGGCCGTTGTGGCCCGCGGCATGGGGCGGCCTTGCGTCTGCGGCGCAGGCACGCTGCAGATCGACACCGCCAAAGGCATCTTCCGCGCGGGTGGGCGTGAGTTCAAAAAGGGCGATGTCGTCACGATTGACGGCGCTGAAGGCGAAGTGCTCGTCGGCGCCATCGACATGGTCCAGCCAGACCTTTCGGGCGATTTCGGCAAGCTCATGGAATGGGCGGACCGGGCACGTGGCCTGAAAGTTCGCACCAATGCCGAGACCCCGGCTGATGTTGAAACGGCCAAGAAGTTCGGCGCAGAAGGCATCGGCCTCTGCCGCACAGAGCACATGTTCTTCGACGCAGAGCGGATCCCGGTCGTGCGCTCGATGATCCTGGCTGAAAACAAGAAGGGCCGTGAGGCTGCGCTTGCCAAGCTTCTTCCGATGCAGCGCGGCGATTTTGCCGACATCTTCCGCATCATGGAAGACCGTCCCTGCACGATCCGCCTTCTCGATCCACCGCTGCACGAGTTCCTGCCGCATTCGGAAGAAGAGATGGCAGAGGTCGCAAAATCGGCTGGTGTCAGCGTCGAGATGCTGAAGCGCCAGGCCGACGATCTGCACGAAAGCAATCCGATGCTCGGCCATCGCGGTTGCCGCCTCGGGATCACCTATCCCGAGATCTATGAGATGCAGGCCCGCGCCATCTTCGAGGCAGCGGTCGAGGTCTCCAAGGAAACCGGCTACAAGCCGATCCCCGAAGTCATGATCCCGCTGGTCGCGACCCATAAGGAACTTGAAATCCTCAAGGCCCGCGTCGATGCGACGGCAAAGGCTGTGTTCAAGGAAACCGGGACAGAGCTCGAATATCTCGTCGGCACGATGATCGAACTGCCACGCGCCTGCCTGCAGGCCGGCAAGATCGCTGAATCTGCAGCCTTCTTCTCATTCGGGACAAATGACCTGACGCAGACGACGCTGGGCATTTCGCGCGATGACGCGGCCCGCTTTCTCAAGGCCTATGAAGAGCAGGGCATCTACGAGAAAGACCCGTTCGTCACGCTCGATCAGGTCGGTGTCGGTGAGCTCGTTCAGATGGCAGCAGAGCGTGGCCGCAAGACACGGCCCGATATCAAGCTGGGCATTTGCGGTGAGCATGGCGGCGATCCGGCATCGGTGATGTTCTGCGCCGCAATCGGCCTCGATTACGTCTCCTGTTCACCATACCGGGTGCCAATTGCCCGCCT
It includes:
- the glyS gene encoding glycine--tRNA ligase subunit beta, which codes for MAELLLELFSEEIPARMQAKAEGDLRDALTKGLTEAGVEYGDVVALSGPRRLAVAIAGLPDKSADVSEEKKGPKVDAPEKAIEGFLRGAGLTSIDQAQVRSDPKKGDFYVAIREIPGRPLEEIIAGLVPDIVRGFHWPKSMRWGRGELRWVRPLQRILCVFNGKTVDFEIDGLKSGNQTEGHRVQGRGPFRITSLEDYRQILQTEGFVVVSRDDRRLLIEDQAHMVCAQAGLELVEDRGLLEEVTGLAEWPVVILGEMDPAFLSLPPEVVQLSMRTHQKYFAVRNPETGELAPNFVVVANIEASDGGKSIAGGNARVLSARLDDARFFWDQDKKTPLETMAKKLATIDFKKELGTIADKVERVAALARELAPKVGADSDLAERAARLAKADLVSGMVGEFPELQGLMGRYYALEQGLNSGVIPDAQRSGTQSSEVTGSRTSSDELSGITNLLAGLSEAEVRKIADAIGDHYKPQGPSDAVPSEPVSIAVALADKLDTLVGFWAIDEKPTGSKDPFALRRAALGVVRIVLENAVRLPMKPTLKEHAYIHARRQASAFMEADRLAAADLATKSGANELVDVFEKSPHGQESSGSIGDLAFGNVTHSSPLLEFFADRLKQYLRDQGARHDLIDAVFALGEDDLVLIVKRVEALAAFLETEDGANLLAGYKRAANILKAEEKKDGAPIEGKVDPSLFEQDEERALHIAIETAAARADAALKAEDFEAAMAALAELRGPVDAFFDGVTVNADDAKLRANRLAVLTSIRAALHNVADFTKISG
- the ppdK gene encoding pyruvate, phosphate dikinase, which gives rise to MGDTAQQASKEKWVYSFGGGSADGNTKMKNLLGGKGANLAEMATLGLPVPPGFTLTTAVCTAYYDRGETYPDGLEAQVDAALEAVEQETGKTFGDADNPLLVSVRSGARASMPGMMDTVLNLGLSEVTVEGLAKKAGERFAYDSYRRFIQMYCNVVLGLKHDTFEHILDDYKERHDYNLDTDLLAEDWKEIIVQYKAAVKKQLGKPFPDDPRKQLWGAIGAVFGSWMNDRAILYRKLNDIPAEWGTAVNVQSMVFGNMGDTSATGVAFTRDPSTGEKVFYGEFLVNAQGEDVVAGIRTPAPISRSRAEALSSDELPLESAMPAVYTELVEVANTLEAHYRDMQDIEFTVEDNKLYMLQTRTGKRTAGAALKIAVDMAEEGLINEEEAVLRLMPGQLDQLLHPTIAPDAKRDVIVKGLPASPGAAVGKVVFDSDEAAELAEKGEDVILMRVETSPEDIHGMHAARAIVTCRGGMTSHAAVVARGMGRPCVCGAGTLQIDTAKGIFRAGGREFKKGDVVTIDGAEGEVLVGAIDMVQPDLSGDFGKLMEWADRARGLKVRTNAETPADVETAKKFGAEGIGLCRTEHMFFDAERIPVVRSMILAENKKGREAALAKLLPMQRGDFADIFRIMEDRPCTIRLLDPPLHEFLPHSEEEMAEVAKSAGVSVEMLKRQADDLHESNPMLGHRGCRLGITYPEIYEMQARAIFEAAVEVSKETGYKPIPEVMIPLVATHKELEILKARVDATAKAVFKETGTELEYLVGTMIELPRACLQAGKIAESAAFFSFGTNDLTQTTLGISRDDAARFLKAYEEQGIYEKDPFVTLDQVGVGELVQMAAERGRKTRPDIKLGICGEHGGDPASVMFCAAIGLDYVSCSPYRVPIARLAAAHAALGKQGSS